The window GCGGGCGGCGTGTACCGGCCCGAGCTGCAGAACGGCTTCTTCGCCGCGCTGCACTCCTTCTGGAACGGTGCCGGCTTCGTCGAGGGCACGCGCAGCCTCGTCTACTTCGACAGCACCGGACTCGGCCGCCACGTCGCGACGCTGGCGCTGTGGCTGGTCCTGGGCGCCGCCGTGACCGCCGTCGCGTGGGCCGTCGAGGCGCGCAGGGCCCGCCCGGCCGCCCGGACCGGGCCCGCGGCCGAGGAGGAGATGGAGGAGACGGTCGGGGTCTGACCCCGGCGGGCGCCCGCCTCACGGCCTCACAGCGGCCACCCGTACATCGGCGACCGCCTGGGCTCGGGGGCCGCGCCCACCGCGGCGACGTCGTGCTCCGCGGCGTGCAGGAGCTGTTCGCCCAGGTCGCGCAGGGCCCGGCCGGCCGCGAACTCGTCCCCGATCGCCGGGATGTCCTTGTCGCCCGGCGCGCACGTGGCGGTCCCGCTGCCCGTGACGGTCGTCGCCCCGGTGTCGAGCGTGGCGCGGGCCCTCGTCCTGCCGTCCTCCTCGACCAGGTCGAGGTGGACGTTCCATTCGGCTGTGTGCGGCATCGTCGGCTCCTCTGTGCTCGGCCCCTCCGCCCGCCTCTCCCTCCGGTCTCCTTCCAGCTTCGCCCATGCGACGCCGTCCGGCACGGGGCCGGGACCGCTCCCGGCGGCCCGGCCCCCGTCACGGCCCGCCGGCGCTTCCGCGAGCCGTGGCGGCCCGGCACGGGCTGACCGAAGCTGGGAGGGAGGGAGACCCGCCGGCGACCGTCCGGGAGGCGGCCTTGGGTGAGCGCACGCGGAACGTCATCGACATCGTCTCGCTGACCAAGCGCTACGGCCGCACGACCGGCGTCGAGGGACTCGACATCGGCGTCGGCGAGGGCGAGGTCTTCGGCTTCCTGGGGCCCAACGGGGCGGGCAAGACCACCACGATGCGCTGCCTCGTGGGGCTGCTGCGCCCCACCGAGGGCCGGGTCCGGGTGCTCGGCCGCGACCCCTTCACCGAGCACCTGAGGCTCGCCCCGTTCCTCGGCTACCTCCCCGGGGAGCTGCGGCTCTACCCCGAGCTCACCGGCCGCGAGACGCTGCGGCTGCTGGCGGCGCTGCAGGGCGCCCCCGCCCGCCTCCAGGACGAGCTCTGCGCGCGCCTGGACCTCTCCGGCCCGGACCTGGACCGCCCCGTCCGCGCCTACTCGCGCGGCATGAAGCAGAAGCTGGGCCTGGTCCAGGCCCTGCAGCACGAACCCGAGCTGGTGATCCTCGACGAGCCCACCGAAGGGCTCGACCCCCTCGTCCAGGAGGCCTTCTACGCCCTGCTGGCGGAGGTCCGCGCGGCCGGGCGCACCGTCCTGCTCTCCAGCCACGTGCTCCCGGAGGTCCAGCGCACGTGCGAGCGGGTGGCGATCGTCCGGGCCGGCCGGCTGGTGACCGTCGGGGCGGTCGCCGCCCTGCGCGAGGCCCGGGCCCGCAAGGTGCGCCTGACCTTCGCCGACGGCCTCGGCCGGCGGCCGCTCGGCGGCGCCGACCGCTGGTCGCCCGACTGGCACGGCGACCAGGCCGTGCTGATGATCCCGCCGGACCGGACGGTCGCCGTCCTGCGGGAGCTGCTGGCGCTGCCGGTGCGCGACCTCACGGTCGAGGAGGCCGGGCTGGACGAGGCGTTCCTCGACCTCTACCGGAACGACCGGGGTGGCAGGAGCGAACGGAGCGACAGGGACGAACGAAGCGGCCGGGACGGGCGGGACGGCCGGGGCAGCCGGAGCGATCCGGACGAGGGGACGCTCCCGTGACCGGCGGCTTCCCCCTGCTGCGGCTGGCCCTGCACCGCCGCCGCCGGATGATCACCGCCCTGGCCGTGGGCATCGCCGCCTTCGAGGCCCTCATCGTGGTGATCACGACGACCGTGACGCCGGACCAGATCTTCGGCGCGAGCGGGCGGAAGCTCCCGGACGCCTTCAAGGCGTTCAGCGGATCGAACGGCGACGTGTCGATCGCGAGCTACCCCGGCCTGCTGGGCGCCGGGCTCACCCACCCCTTCTGGATCGCCATGCAGCTGACGGCCGTCGGCTCGCTGGCCGCCGCCGCGGTCGCCGCGGACGTGGAGGCGGGCACCATCGAGCTGCTGATGGTCCGCCCCGTCTCGCGGGCGCGGCTGCTGGCCGAGCGGACCGCCGCGCTCGTCCTCGTCTCCCTGCTGCTCAACGCGGCCGCGACCCTCGCCGTGTCCGCCGGCGTGGCGCTCCTGCCCGACCTGGGCGACGCCGTCCCCCAGAGCGGGGTCTACGCGGCCGGGCTGCTGGGATTCGGCTTCGCGCTGTGCCTGGCGGGCCCCGCCCTGGCCGTCTCGGCGGCGGGCCGGAGCAGGACGCGTGTCATGGGGGTGACGATCGCCGTCGGCGCGGTCGGGTTCGCGGTCAACTTCGTGGCCATGGCCTGGTCGAAGGCCGCGCCGCTGCGCTTCGTCAGCCCCTTCCACTACTACACGCCGGGCGACGCCCTGGCCCACGGCACCGTGCCCTGGGGACAGTTCGGCGTCCTCGCCGGCGTCGGCGCCGCGGGCATCCTCCTGGCGTTCGGCCTCGTCGCCCGCCGCGACCTCGCCCCCTGAGGCGCTCCGCGCCACCACGTGCCGGACACCCCGATCACCCTCCGTGAAACGATGGCCGCGTCCGAGGAGTAGACTCTCGCCGGTACGGCGGCGGTCGGTGACACCAGGAGGAGGCCCGCCATGAGCGAGAAGCGGGCGGAGCGGCAAGTCGCCTTCCGGGTCCTCATCTACGTCTTCGTCACCCACCTCTTCGCCGGTTTCATCTGGCTGCTGTTCTACCTCGGCGGCCACGCCGACAAGTGACGGGCGCCCCCGCCCCCGTCCTCAGCCGACCACCGGCACCGCCTGCCCCGTCACCCGCACCCGCGCGTCCGCCGGGTCGACCGCGACGAGCAGATCGCTGGGGCGTCCCATGTCCTCGCCCTGGCGGACGCGGATCGTGGTGGCCTCGGTGACCTCGCCGATCGCCCGCAGGTAACCGCCGAGCGCGGCCGCGGCCGCCCCGGTGGCCGGGTCGCCCACGAGCCGCTGGTGCTGCTCTGCGCTCCCGGGCACCCCCTCGCCCGCCGGGCCGCGCCGGTCACCTGGGAGGACCTGGCGCGCGAGACCTTCTCCCTCCACGAGCAGGGCTGCTCCTACAGCGACCGCCTGGCCGACCGCCTCCTCTCCGTCCCCGGCGCGCGCATGCGGCTGACCCGCTTCGGGAGCATCGAAGCCGCCCCGGTCCTGCGTGGCGGCGGGGCTCGGACTGACGCTCCTGCCGCGGGCCACCGCCGCGGACGCCCTGCGCGAAGGCCGCCTGGCCGTGGTGGCCGGGCCCCCGTTCCCGGACGTGCCCGTCCAGGTGGCGCGGCACCGCAGGCGCTGGGTCTCCCCGGCCGCACAGGCCGTCGTCGACGCACTCGCACGGCACTTCCCGGCCCGGGCGGCCGCCGGCTAGCCGCCCCTAGCGGGCCCGTTCCAGGCCGGCCAGGAGCTTCTCCGGCAGTACGGGCAGGTCGCGGACCCGTACCCCCGTCGCGTGGTGCACCGCGTTCGCGATCGCCGCGGCGGTGCCGACGATGCCGATCTCCCCGATGCCCTTGCTCCCCATGGGGTTGAGCGACGGGTCGTGCTCGTCGATCCAGTGGGCCTCGATGCCGCGGGCGTCCGCGCACGTCGGCACGTGGTACGACGCGAAGTCCCGCTCGGCGAAGTCGCCGAAGCGGGCGTCCATCGTGCTGCCCTCCATGAGGGCCATGCCCATGCCCATGGTCATGGCCCCGATGAACTGGCTGCGCCCGGTGCGGGCGTTGAGGATGCGTCCGGCGGCGAAGACGCCCAGCAGCCGGCGGACGCGCACCTCCCCGGTGTCGGTGTCGACCGCCACCTCCGCGAACTGCGCGCCGAAGGCGGCCTTCGCGTGCGGCGGGTCGGACGCGATGTCGTCCTTGGTGTCGGCCGTGGCGGTCAGGCCGTCCGGCGGCAGCGTGCCCCCGCGCTCGTCGATCATCCCGTTGAGCGTGCGGCAGGCCTTGTGCACGGCCCATCCCCACGAGGCGGTGCCGGCGGAGCCCCCGGCGAGCGAGGCCGCCGGCAGCGCCGTGCTGCCGATCTCGACGGCGACCAGGTCCGGCGCGACGCCCAGCGCCTCGGCCGCGATCTGTGCGAGGACGGTCCGCGCTCCCGTGCCGATGTCGGTGGCGTTGACCCGCACCAGGTAGCGGCCCGCCCCGGTGACCTGCGCCTGCGCCGTGGAGGGCATGACGTAGACGGGGTAGAGGGACGACGCCACCCCGGAGCCGATCAGCAGGCGGCCCTCGGTGCGCGAGCGGGGCCGCGGGTCGCGGGCGTCCCACCCGAAGCGGCGGGCCCCCTCGCGCAGGCACTCCACCAGGTGCCGGCTGCTGTACGGCTTTCCGCTGTCCGGTTCGGTCGCGGTGTCGTTGCGGACCCTCAGTTCGACCGGGTCCACCCCGGCGGCGCCGGCGAGTTCGTCCATCGCGCACTCCAGCGCGAACATCCCCGAGGCTTCGCCCGGCGCCCGCATCCACGACGGGCTCGGGACGTCCAGCGCGGCGACCTGGTGCGTGGTGCGGCTGTTGGGGGACACGTACATCGCGCGCGAAGGGGCCGCCGCCTGCTCCACGAACTCGCGGACGGTGGACGTTTGGGTCGTGACCTCGTGCGCGAGCGCCGTGATCACCCCGTCCTCGCCCGCGCCGAGCCGCAGACGCTGGACGAGCGGCGGCCGGTGGCCGACCACGGCCGCGAGCTGCGCGCGCGGCAGCACGGTCTTCACCGGCCTGCCGGTGTGCCGGGCGGCCATCGCGGCGAGGACGATCTGCGGGCGTGGCGTGCCCTTGCAGCCGAAGCCGCCGCCCACGTGCTCGGCGACGACCGTGATCCGCTCCTCGTCCATGCCGAACAGGGCGGCCAGGGTCTCCCGGACGGCCGTCGTGCCCTGGCAGGAGTCGTGGGCGAAGAGCCGGCCGTCCTCCCAGCGTGCGGTCGAGGCGTGCGGCTCCATCGGGTGGTTGTGCAAGCCGGGCAGTGTGTACGTGGCGTCGATGCGGACGGGCGCGCGCTCGTAGGCGCCGTCGAAGTCACCGCGCTCGCGGCAGGCCGGGAGGCCTGCATTGACCACCTCGGGGACGAACAGGCGCGGATGGTCCGGGGTCAGCACGGCGTCGTGCTCCTCGGGCGCGTACGCGACCCGCACCGCGGCGGCCATGGCCCGCGCCGCCTCCAGTGTCTCGGCCACGGCCAGTGCCACGTACCAGCCGCGGTGCGGCACCCGGTCGTCCTGGAGCAGGAGCAGGGTGCGGTCCTCCGCGTCCTTCAGGCGCGGCGCGTTCTCGTGCGTCAGCACGGCCAGGGCGCCGGGCTCGGCCATGGCCTCCGAGGTGTCGACCGACAGGACCCGGCCGAGGGGGACCGTCGCGGGCACGGGCCAGCCGTACGCGGTGCCGGGCGGGGTGTGCTCGGCGGCGTAACGGGCGGACCCGGTGACCTTCTCGCGGCCTTCGAGGCGGACGGGGCCGGGGGTGCTGCTCATGAGACGGTCCCCTCCTCGCCCGGCGCGGCGAGCCCGGCGAGCACCCGGACGGCCAGGTTGCGGGCCAGTCGCACCTTGAAGGCGTTGTCGCGCAGCGGCTCGGCGGCCGCCAGCTCGGCCCCGGCGGCCTCCGCGAAGGACTCCTCGGTGGCGGGGGCGCCGCGCAGCGCGTCCTCCGCTACGCGCGCCCGCCAGGGCTTGTGGGCCAGGCCACCGAAGGCCAGGCGCACGTCTTCCACCCGGCCCGCGCGGACGTCGAGGGACGCCGCGACGGAGGCGAGCGCGAAGGCGTACGAGGCCCGGTCGCGTGCCTTGCGGTAGGCGGACCGGCCGGGCGGCGGCGCCGGCAGCTCCACCGCGACGACGAGTTCGGCCGGGCCGATGACCGTGTCACGCGCGGGATCGTCCCCGGGCAGCCGGTGGAAGTCGCAGAGCGGGACCGTGCGTTCGCCGCCGGGCCCGCGCAGGTGGACGACCGCGTCGAGCGCCGCCAGGGCCACGGCCATGTCGGAGGGGTGCGTGGCGACGCACTGCGGCGAGTGGCCCAGCACCGCGAGATCGCGGTGCACCCCTTCGCGGGCCGGGCAGCCGCTCCCCGGCACCCGCTTGTTGCACGGCTTGCCCACGTCCTGGAAGTACAGGCAGCGGGTGCGCTGGAGGAGGTTGCCGCCCGTGGTGGCCGTGTTGCGGATCTGCCCGGAAGCGCCTGCCAGCACCGCCTGGGACAGAGCGGGGTAGCGCGTCCGCACGGCCGGGTGGGCGGCGAGGTCGCTGTTGCGGACGTTGGCCCCGATGCGCAGCCCTCCGTCCGGCGTCCCCTCGATCTCGGTGAGCGGCAGGCGGCTGACGTCCACCAGCAGCGCGGGGGAGGCGACGCCCAGCTTCATCAGGTCGACCAGGTTGGTGCCGCCTCCGAGGAACACGGCGCCGGGGGAGGCCGCGAGGGCGGCGATCGCCCCGTCCACGTCGTCGGCGCGCGTATAGGCGAAGGCTTTCACTGCGCCACGTCCCCGATCGCGGCGACGATGTTCACGTACGCGCCGCAGCGGCACAGATTGCCGCTCATCCGCTCGCGGATCTCGTCGGGGGAGAGGGGGACGGGAGTTCCGGGCCGCGCCGCCGCGAGGGGCGTCACGTGGGAGGGCGCGCCCTCGCCCGCCTCGGCGATCATTCCCACCGCGGAGCAGAGCTGGCCCGGCGTGCAGTAGCCGCACTGGAAGCCGTCGCGTTCGAGGAACGCCTCCTGGAGCGGGTGCAGCGCGTCCCCTCCGGCCAGCCCCTCCACCGTGGTGATCTCCGCGCCGTCGTGGGCGACGGCCAGCAGCAGACAGCTGTTGGCCCGCCGTCCGTCGACGAGCACCGTGCACGCCCCGCACTGCGCGTGGTCGCACCCCTTCTTGGCCCCGGTGAGCCCCAGGTGCTCGCGCAGGGCGTCGAGCACGGTCGTCCGGTGGTCGAGTTCCACTTGGTGCGCGACGCCGTTGACGTGCAGGGTCACGGGGGAGGTGGTCTGCGGTGCGGCCACGGTGCCTCGCCTTCACTGGTTCCCTCCGGCACCGTCACGAGGTCCCCGCTCCGTCTCCGTGCAAACGCGCGGGGCCGGCACTGCACCCGTTCGGTGCAGCCGAGGATCCCCGGCAAGGGAATGAAACGATCATGGTTGGCGGTTCGGGACAGGAGAGTCCGCGACCACCGGAAGGCGCCCGCATGACCAGCTCGCATTCCCCCGTTCCTGCCTCCGACCCCGCCTGCGACCCTGCAACAACGCCTCCCGCCGCCGCTCCGCTGGCCGGCCGTGACGTCGTCATCGTCGGCGGCGGGTCGGGCATCGGCCTGGAGGTCGCGCGGCGCGCGGTCGCGGCCGGCGCGCGCGTCGTGCTCGGCGGGCGGAACGAGGACAAGCTCGCCGCGGCCGCGCAGTCGCTCGGGGACCGGGCGGGCTGGGGAGCGGTGGACACCACCGACAAGGAGTCCCTGGCCCGCTTCTTCGACGGCATCGAGCGGATCGACCACCTCTTCACCCCGGCCGCCTCCTACCGGGTGGGCCCCATGCTCGAGTTGAGCGACGGCGACGCCGAGAGCCCGTTCGTGTCGAAGTTCTGGGGTCAGTACCACGCCGTCAAGTACGCGGCGCCCAGGCTGACGGAGAACGCCTCCGTCGTACTGATGTCCGGCGCCGCGAGCGTACGCCCCCCGGCCGCGGCACCCGCCTACGTGGCCTGCAACGCGGCGATCGAGGGGCTCGGACGCGGGCTCGCCGTGGAGCTCGCGCCCGTGCGCGTCAACGTCGTCTCGCCCGGAACGGTCGACGGCAACCTGTGGGCGCAGCGC is drawn from Streptomyces roseifaciens and contains these coding sequences:
- a CDS encoding DUF1876 domain-containing protein; amino-acid sequence: MPHTAEWNVHLDLVEEDGRTRARATLDTGATTVTGSGTATCAPGDKDIPAIGDEFAAGRALRDLGEQLLHAAEHDVAAVGAAPEPRRSPMYGWPL
- a CDS encoding ABC transporter ATP-binding protein, yielding MGERTRNVIDIVSLTKRYGRTTGVEGLDIGVGEGEVFGFLGPNGAGKTTTMRCLVGLLRPTEGRVRVLGRDPFTEHLRLAPFLGYLPGELRLYPELTGRETLRLLAALQGAPARLQDELCARLDLSGPDLDRPVRAYSRGMKQKLGLVQALQHEPELVILDEPTEGLDPLVQEAFYALLAEVRAAGRTVLLSSHVLPEVQRTCERVAIVRAGRLVTVGAVAALREARARKVRLTFADGLGRRPLGGADRWSPDWHGDQAVLMIPPDRTVAVLRELLALPVRDLTVEEAGLDEAFLDLYRNDRGGRSERSDRDERSGRDGRDGRGSRSDPDEGTLP
- a CDS encoding ABC transporter permease subunit, whose protein sequence is MTGGFPLLRLALHRRRRMITALAVGIAAFEALIVVITTTVTPDQIFGASGRKLPDAFKAFSGSNGDVSIASYPGLLGAGLTHPFWIAMQLTAVGSLAAAAVAADVEAGTIELLMVRPVSRARLLAERTAALVLVSLLLNAAATLAVSAGVALLPDLGDAVPQSGVYAAGLLGFGFALCLAGPALAVSAAGRSRTRVMGVTIAVGAVGFAVNFVAMAWSKAAPLRFVSPFHYYTPGDALAHGTVPWGQFGVLAGVGAAGILLAFGLVARRDLAP
- a CDS encoding DUF6126 family protein — protein: MSEKRAERQVAFRVLIYVFVTHLFAGFIWLLFYLGGHADK
- a CDS encoding LysR substrate-binding domain-containing protein; this translates as MAAGLGLTLLPRATAADALREGRLAVVAGPPFPDVPVQVARHRRRWVSPAAQAVVDALARHFPARAAAG
- a CDS encoding xanthine dehydrogenase family protein molybdopterin-binding subunit produces the protein MSSTPGPVRLEGREKVTGSARYAAEHTPPGTAYGWPVPATVPLGRVLSVDTSEAMAEPGALAVLTHENAPRLKDAEDRTLLLLQDDRVPHRGWYVALAVAETLEAARAMAAAVRVAYAPEEHDAVLTPDHPRLFVPEVVNAGLPACRERGDFDGAYERAPVRIDATYTLPGLHNHPMEPHASTARWEDGRLFAHDSCQGTTAVRETLAALFGMDEERITVVAEHVGGGFGCKGTPRPQIVLAAMAARHTGRPVKTVLPRAQLAAVVGHRPPLVQRLRLGAGEDGVITALAHEVTTQTSTVREFVEQAAAPSRAMYVSPNSRTTHQVAALDVPSPSWMRAPGEASGMFALECAMDELAGAAGVDPVELRVRNDTATEPDSGKPYSSRHLVECLREGARRFGWDARDPRPRSRTEGRLLIGSGVASSLYPVYVMPSTAQAQVTGAGRYLVRVNATDIGTGARTVLAQIAAEALGVAPDLVAVEIGSTALPAASLAGGSAGTASWGWAVHKACRTLNGMIDERGGTLPPDGLTATADTKDDIASDPPHAKAAFGAQFAEVAVDTDTGEVRVRRLLGVFAAGRILNARTGRSQFIGAMTMGMGMALMEGSTMDARFGDFAERDFASYHVPTCADARGIEAHWIDEHDPSLNPMGSKGIGEIGIVGTAAAIANAVHHATGVRVRDLPVLPEKLLAGLERAR
- a CDS encoding FAD binding domain-containing protein, with translation MKAFAYTRADDVDGAIAALAASPGAVFLGGGTNLVDLMKLGVASPALLVDVSRLPLTEIEGTPDGGLRIGANVRNSDLAAHPAVRTRYPALSQAVLAGASGQIRNTATTGGNLLQRTRCLYFQDVGKPCNKRVPGSGCPAREGVHRDLAVLGHSPQCVATHPSDMAVALAALDAVVHLRGPGGERTVPLCDFHRLPGDDPARDTVIGPAELVVAVELPAPPPGRSAYRKARDRASYAFALASVAASLDVRAGRVEDVRLAFGGLAHKPWRARVAEDALRGAPATEESFAEAAGAELAAAEPLRDNAFKVRLARNLAVRVLAGLAAPGEEGTVS
- a CDS encoding 2Fe-2S iron-sulfur cluster-binding protein — encoded protein: MAAPQTTSPVTLHVNGVAHQVELDHRTTVLDALREHLGLTGAKKGCDHAQCGACTVLVDGRRANSCLLLAVAHDGAEITTVEGLAGGDALHPLQEAFLERDGFQCGYCTPGQLCSAVGMIAEAGEGAPSHVTPLAAARPGTPVPLSPDEIRERMSGNLCRCGAYVNIVAAIGDVAQ
- a CDS encoding SDR family oxidoreductase, whose product is MTSSHSPVPASDPACDPATTPPAAAPLAGRDVVIVGGGSGIGLEVARRAVAAGARVVLGGRNEDKLAAAAQSLGDRAGWGAVDTTDKESLARFFDGIERIDHLFTPAASYRVGPMLELSDGDAESPFVSKFWGQYHAVKYAAPRLTENASVVLMSGAASVRPPAAAPAYVACNAAIEGLGRGLAVELAPVRVNVVSPGTVDGNLWAQRPAEVREASFAQYGRDSLLHRPGTEREIAEAVLFLFTNTFMTGSVLYPDGGYALR